GGTCCGAGCCGGTCTGCGCAATGCCGATCAGCGGCTTGCCCGACTGCAGCTCCTCGCGAGTCAGGCCATAGTTCAGATAACGCTCCAGGTAGAGCGCCGTCATTCCCGGATTGTCGGGATTGTCGAACCACTCCCGCGACCGCAGCTTCGTGCTGCGCGATCCGTTGCCGTTGCTGGCGCTCATGCTGGTCTCCCGAGATCGGTTCCAAGCCATCGTGAGATATCCCGTCCGAGGGGCATCAGAGCCCCCCGGCGACCGTGATCAGGGTGCCGGTCATGAATCCCGAGCCGGGAGAGGCAAGCATCAGGGCGGCGCGCCCGATGTCTTCGGGCTCGGCGATCCGCCCCATAGGCGTTACCGCCGCAATGCGGGCTGGGCGCTCGGGATTTCCACCTTGCGTGTGGATACGCGTGTTGGTTGTCCCGACACGGATTGCATTCACGCGGATGCCCTCCGGCGCCAGTTCCTTGCCCGCGCCGAATGTGATGGATTCCACTGCGCCTTTGGTCGCGGCATAGTGGACATACTCGTTGGGGCTGCCGAGGAACGCGGCGAGCGACGACATGTTGACGATTGTTCCGCCTTGGCCGCCTCGGCTGGTGGACATGCGTTTTGCGGCCTCCTGGATACAGTAGATAACGCCGAAGACGTTGATCCTGAAGGCGGTTTCCAGCACCTCAGGCTGCAAGTCCACTATCTTTCCAGCTTTCCCGATGATCCCGGCATTGTTGACCAGGCAGGTCACTCGCCCAAGTGCATCGTCGCATGCGCTGAACAGGGCCTCGATGTCCTCCTTCTTGCCCACGTCTCCCTGTACCGCGATGGCGCG
The Mesorhizobium australicum genome window above contains:
- a CDS encoding SDR family oxidoreductase is translated as MRPIVIVTGASHGIGAATARLFAAEGYDVCINYLSDTTAASEVVEHCKAAGARAIAVQGDVGKKEDIEALFSACDDALGRVTCLVNNAGIIGKAGKIVDLQPEVLETAFRINVFGVIYCIQEAAKRMSTSRGGQGGTIVNMSSLAAFLGSPNEYVHYAATKGAVESITFGAGKELAPEGIRVNAIRVGTTNTRIHTQGGNPERPARIAAVTPMGRIAEPEDIGRAALMLASPGSGFMTGTLITVAGGL